The Rosa chinensis cultivar Old Blush chromosome 7, RchiOBHm-V2, whole genome shotgun sequence DNA segment ttgggtccgatcccaattttccgtcattccttttctctctgtagggatagaataggcccatatcaatcgtacctcttaggtatcgaaagatggtctttacaccaatccaatggcggcgtgttggcgcagagctgtgtcgagctaacaagttcactgcgaatgagatatccggtcttgtgcattgagctaagtacaataatgcgcctattgcacttaaatagggcacttcggcctctaggggttcttcgtcctcatcccttggacgaaacggatcttttccgggctcaagactacggccgatcatgggagtacttgcaggctttgctttatcttcattaaagcgccttaggattttctgagtatatgcagactgatggatcaagattccatcactacggtgctcgagttctaaaccgagacaaaaccgtgttttcccaagatctttcatctcaaattcggatttcaagtatttagcagtttccttcaactcatctagagttccaattaggttcatgtcatcgacataaactgctacgattgcaaatccggaacttgtccttttaatgaacacgcatgggcatatttcattgttaatatatcccttcccaatcaagtagtcacttagacggttataccacatccgtccggattgttttaatccatatagtgagcgttttactcttattgaaaacgcgctccgtggtttagagccacttgatttgggtaattgaagtccatctggaaccttcatatatatctctgaatctagatccccatagagatatgctgtaaccacatccataagctgcatgtcaagtttttcggaaactaccaaactgacaaggtagcggaacgttataacgtccattacgggagaatatgtctcctcgtagtcgattccagggcgttgtgagaaaccttgcgccacaaggcgggctttatatcttaccacctcatttttctcattacgctttctaacaaagacccatttatgcctttatggccaacaggctttacacttgggggtgtctgcgttacaggcccaaatacctgtctctttgttagtgaatccaattcaacctggatcgcatctttccatttaggccaatctgctcttcgttgacattcttcaacagagcgaggttcgatatcatcatattctataattccttttgcaatatgatatgcaaatgcatcatcaatcgccatagaatttctatccatcatctcatgtacactagtgtaatttatggagatctctctattctctggagttggttctgacattggagcgtcccccaatgatgtctcttggacataaccataatccggaatattctcatgagatggattatttatatcgatgattaatggattattctgtgccaaactcgctttctttcttgggcgagaatccatcgaacctataggcctcccgcgcttcctggcaggagccatgggcctagccacaacgtcaccatcactgtgagaggggacgttggcgccatgctcaaatcctcttgagttagcgtcatgtcctctagttttagggacatcaatccttgcaggcacgtttgcagcaggtatgtgtgatctcgtcactttagcgatatcagaaaacgcatcaggcatcgattctgctacgttctgaagatcgagaattctccgcacttcaatttcagactgtgcggttcggggatcaagatgagacagagtggggacagaccacgacaattccggtcgttcctgttgaacattgatgttcttatctccccctaacgatgggaagactgtctcatcgaagtgacaatccgcaaatctagcggtaaagagatagcctgtcaagggttctatgtagcggataatcgttggagaatcatatccaacataaaggcctaatcgtctttgaggacccattttggtgcgctgtggcggcgcaataggcacatagactgcacacccaaatatgcgtaagtgtgagacatcaggctcatacccagtaaccatctgggacgcagagaagggttgggtggcagtgggcctcagacgaataagcacagctgcatgcaatattgcatagccccaagcagaaatagggagattggtgcgcatcaccaatgctcgagcaaccatttgtagtcgtttaatggtggcttctgcgagaccattttgggtatgaacatgaggaacaggatgttcaacatcaatcccaatggacatgcaataatcatcaaaagtctttgatgtaaactccccagcattgtctaatcttatagacttaatgggatgatcagggtggtgagcccgtaacttaattatttgtgctaggagtttagcaaatgcagcgttccttgtggacaatagcatgacatgtgaccagcgtgtcgatgcatcaaccaacaccataaaatatctaaatggtccgcatggtggttgaataggtccacaaatatcaccttggattctttgcaagaatggtatattttctttggtgtcctttgcataggatggtctcgatcctaactttgctaaagagcaggctttgcagaacgaataatgggctttagaaataaccaatgaggattttggttgagccatgaagtcacttttgactttagaagcagaaattggagtcaggggagcaggggtggcgtcaaagccaccctggagccgcagggggatggcggcgccggctagtggtggccggacttgaagggggaaggcgccgtgaggcgtaggtgctcctccttgatccaaatttcgagttttacttcctttcgttctgaaaaagggatgtccgtgtgaagtctttaatatacggatcatcatgtcacgacctgggtgtcccaaacggtcgtgccaaagcctatatgtgtcggaatcccataaatcatttctcatgacatggttggattcaatgactcgaatagtggttgcatacaacccactagagcgacacataagtttctctaagactcgtttatgtccgtagtcattagaggtgatgcaaaggaactcttgtccattctcacaatgtgtttccacatgaaaaccattggctcttatatctttgaagctcaatagggttcttcctgccctaggagcataaagagcttcgaggacattcaaagtagtgccattaggcaacataaattgagctggtcctcgaccatgaatcaattgagatggtccagccatcgtagtcacagaagatcgagtaggcgccatccataggaatagctgcctgtgtcgaaggatggtatgtgtagtggcactatccacgaggcattcgagctctccgggaaacatactgaaaaataataaagttcgaatttagaatatgtccaagacatttgaataaaataagtcgatactttattaatgatagccaatgattacatcaaagtttcttgactaaaatctaatccaatataaaatcaaatagtagacaaatcgtagtcacttaatccgttcggtaatttcaattttgttgtgaccaggtaaggtaaggtgagattttggtggagcgttgctcacttttaaaaccgttctctcagatcaaaccttgcctagacatcacaagtactcttgagtacgcctagagggaaaaagttaatacaataagtcatgttattgatttaaggcataattgccattacatgattcttggaaaaaataaaggactatactaatcaaaatctgcagcatccttgtgcaattctttgtcagatttaaagtccgctatggtgagattggcgTGTGCAtcatcaccttcttcttctacatcttcGGCAAGATAGGTCTCATGTGCTCGAAATtccctatatgccttgtaatgtgcagctaattgtttgcttgcattgcattgcttgaaccaatgttcaATAGATCCACATCTATGGCATGCATCATTACGATTTCCTCCCTTGAATTGAGATGCATCTTGTGCATGAGGACGAGATTGGCGTCCGTGTTGGACATTGGCGCCACCCCTATGGCCGGCGGCCTTGtgtccccctctcccacgttggcTTTTGTTGCCACGTGTTCCCGCTCCAttgtggcggtttccttcctttgtagggcggttatatggaccaaaacgtccgttATGTCCCTTAttgttagggttccgctccttgcgccctcctttgggtgcatgattataattcgcctcctgaacgctcttagttccgataggccttgaattataattcttcacgaggatattatcatgcttttcagctacagacataatagtaatgagctgatgaaatctcgtgatccgtctagtatcgaattccgttcgatattgctttgagagcaaaattgctgagacggggaaggtagagagagttttctcaattagttcttgctctgtgactggttgtccacagaaccccaacatggttttgaggcgtagaacttctgaattatattcagctacagacttgaagtcggcgaatcgtagattgccccattgaactttcaagtcagggaggagggtatccttgatattaccaaatcgctcttctagcgcgacccataattctctagcatccttgattgccatgtactccagtcggagtgatttatccatgtggcgcctcatcaagatgagggcggtggcattgttcgtagccgtacgctcaaatatgagagtaggattaggagcttgaattaagggtaggatcccttttgaagtgagatggtgctcaacatccgtggcccaactatgatattccgagccagttgaggtaagtgcagggaagtcaagtttcgacatcctgaaataagaagaagaaatatattagtttcggagttaaaacttccacgacaactaaatatttaagatttccgagctatgctaccaagaaatcgatttccaagaaaattggattagaccgaaacaatgatgtttataaggtcataaatcgatgcttgcggacgctcttagtccgaagtcttacgaacgctcttagttcgttaattgcgtgaatccccacgattccgcattgaatcgaacccacgttctatgaaaggtgggatgaagaagaagggaggtttttaagtccccgagaaaaagaagaaatatttaactTCGAATTATAGGAATtttaaaacttactcttttgaatacctacttgtatttggatcacgcgcgtgtcgatgcaggcgtgatggagcgaagcaagTTGTGTAGAAGTTTGCAGCGACGTGGGGTAGCAGGGGCTGCAGAGATGCTGCAGTGGTAGCGAGTTGCagcagaagaaaaagaggagcTGCAGAGGCAGtagcgctgcaggggcagcagcgtgcgcaggtgtgcgcggTAGGAGCAGATGCGCTGCAGGGGctgcggggcagcaggggctgcggaggtgcgctgcaggggcaggtgcGCAGCGGGGGctgcggggcagcaggggctgcggaggtgcgctgcaggggcaggtgcGCAGCGAGGctgcggggcagcaggggctgcggaggtgcgctgcaggggcaggtgcGCAGCGGGGGTATcgagggctaggagcttgcgcaGATTTTTGAGGAGAAGAAATTCTTTtcgggtttttgggttttagcttttgtggtctagggctcgtgctgataacgtgtttaagtatattggtattgagagagattgatgagaggagtgtatttcattatagagaataggagccctatatatagggattacaaagtgcataatctaatgttacaaggaataccaatccgtgtaggattgggaaatctagaaccttctctcctattcctattcctagtttgataaggcacactaaacttgattttccttcaacagaaACTACTGTTatcttattattttttcctagacgaaataaaaaacaaatcaacttaataataacTTTCCAAAATAGTGATCGATCTCTATTCTATAAAGCCAATCGAAACCAAATTAGCTTGTGTACTTTCTGGAGATTAGAAAGAGGTAGGGATCGAGAAGCTGTCAAAGTCGACCAAGGTAcatattttatgtttttgattttttttttttactgtgacTATATCGATCATGTTATGCGTATTGTTGATTGAATATACTTCTGTTCTAGATTAGTTGTGGCTGTTGTGGTTTTCAATTGTAGTTTATTAGGGTTTGTGAGTAGAGACAATTATTATCGCAGTACAAGTCTTCACCCAGCAGTAATTTGTGTCCTATCTTACTCTAATTTCCTTGGTTTTCTGTATAATATTAACGCATCGTTGAACAGATACAACTTTTAGAAGTATGGACCCTCAAAGAAACATACAAGAACTATCGTCCAGTAAGAGTGATCGTAAAAAGGTTCGGGATCGAAAGAAGAATTTAATCAAGAAAGCCGAGGAGCTTTCAAAGCTTTGTGGTGTTGATGTATGCTTGATCCTCTACCAACGTCAAAGTACTATAGCAGAGACTTGGCCCCAAGATCCTGCGCAAGTCAAACGCATTATCACTGGGTACAAGGCAAACCCGGCAATCAGAGATGCTAGCATTCCTTCATCGGAGACAAAGGGTTTGGAAGAAACCAAGCCTCGAAAGTCAGATGGTGGTCGTGAGAACGTTCTTAATAATTCCGATGAGGAGAGGGAGATGCTGTACCCGACATGGGATGATCGATTAGATTACTGTTCTGAGGACGAATTGTTTAGACTGGTTGCTTCCTTGGATGCAAAGCTAGAAGCTTCAACAAAGAGGATTGATTCACTATCGATGAAAAGCTGTAGCGGTTTTGTGACCCCAAAAAACAAACGCAGCAAAGCTGGTGCACTTGATCATCATGACAAGGTGAATTCGAACTTGAACTTGGTCCCTTTTCGTGAGATTAATGATCTTGATGACCCAAGATCATCCAGAAACTACAGTGGTATTCCAACCATGCAATTCATGAGGTCTTCTTATATGCAATAAGCCGACTGGATTTCATGTCGAGACTCAGATTGGTCAAACAAATCTAGGGCATGGGTCCAACCCTTGTACTCAGATTTAATATGTTCTCCATCATTTACGTTGTACTTATCAATTGTTACGTGATATATTTTGTCCAGATTTaggtactttttttttcttctgtcgaGAATAATTGATCTTTTATAACATTTGAGAATAATTGATTCAAGTACTTTTGAGTTTTGCCTGTatttaattacaaagaattacTACTCTTTGTGGAGTGAGATCCTTTACAGTAATACAATCTACAAAAAGATGAGATTAGAGAATCCATGTCAATGAGAAATAGGAAACTAGAATTTCGAGTTCAAGCAGGAACAAACCAAAGTTAGCATTCAAATGGTACTCCTGCTTCAGTatactctcctcctcctctctctttccCCCCTCTCTATATATGCCAAAGGTAGCTGGTGACTCTCATTCTAGCTTGGCTCATACAAGTCTTGCAGGTTCAGTGCTATTACTGTAGGTGGGAGTGTGGGACACGAAATGGAAAAACGGTACCGTTCAGCTGTTCCGAGATTCCACTTGGGATCCAGTTTAAATTCTACGAGCAAACCAGACATGCTTTCGGAACACTTGGAAACATTTTCGTGAGGACGTGATTGACCTCGAGACCAAAAAGCTCAATTTTGTCCTTGTCTCCGAGCTACCTAATGAGGATACTTCTGGGGTTGGGGTTCTTGTTTCCAGCCATGTAACGTGGATACTACTAGAGGTACTCAATGCTCATCATTATCGAGTTTCTTAATCTGGATGACAGGGTTAATTCTGGCCTTCAGTTTCTTCAGAGTTAAGGGATTCCTTTGTTGCTATTTCTGTTCCAAAATTGAGAGCAGCAattgtttggttttggttttgttgatATCTTCATGCTGTATCTTTCTAAGTTTACTGAGTTTCTTGTCTACTCTGTACTAtctctttattaataaattgtTGTTTCGTAAAGAAACACAAAAGATATAAAGAAAAAACGAGTAATAATGTCTTTACAGTTGATGTGCCCTGGAAGAATTGAGAGTATATCTAATGACATGAATGATCATACTGGATCCCTTAACTCTGAAGAAACTGAAGCCCAGAACCCTGTCCTCCAGATTAAGAAACTCGATAATCATGAGCATTGAGTGTTCTGGTTTTGGATTGAGCATTAGTGACTGATCCTGACTCGATGGTTTCTATTTCAGCATTTTCTTCTCATATCAATTGATGTGGTGGGTACTATATGATTCACATTCGTGTTCAATCAATCTATGATTTAGTTGATTACTGATTAGTTACATGCTCCATGTTTgaaattttgtgtgtgtgtgtgtgaactGTGAAGTTGCTTGCGTTTGAATACTTTGCTAGTTTTGATGGGACTCAAAGAACCTTACAGTCTTACTTTAAATTACTACTACGTTGATTCCATTAATGTTTTACGGCTAGATACTCTGTGAGATTGTGACTGTCATTAGGTAACTCAAGAGACGTAGAATTCACTGGTCCAGAAATCAGTAACTCTTTAGACAAGGCCCTTAATTCGAGTTGTTATTATCCTCCGATTCCAACTCAGCTTGTGTCTCAAACTTCACCGCCAAGTCTTTTATAGTTTTATGGTTAGTTCACTTAATTCTCTACTCGTGCTGATAGTTGACTTGACAAGCAAGGTTACTAGAATTCTATATGTGCTGCCTTCAGCTGCATCTCTGACTTTTATATTGTAGCGGTGGATTGTACttgaatgttttgaattgacAGTGGTTCCATTATTCATTCCAAAA contains these protein-coding regions:
- the LOC112177846 gene encoding agamous-like MADS-box protein AGL82 translates to MDPQRNIQELSSSKSDRKKVRDRKKNLIKKAEELSKLCGVDVCLILYQRQSTIAETWPQDPAQVKRIITGYKANPAIRDASIPSSETKGLEETKPRKSDGGRENVLNNSDEEREMLYPTWDDRLDYCSEDELFRLVASLDAKLEASTKRIDSLSMKSCSGFVTPKNKRSKAGALDHHDKVNSNLNLVPFREINDLDDPRSSRNYSGIPTMQFMRSSYMQ